Proteins from a genomic interval of Xiphophorus maculatus strain JP 163 A chromosome 7, X_maculatus-5.0-male, whole genome shotgun sequence:
- the LOC102232537 gene encoding uncharacterized protein LOC102232537 yields the protein MGRFMSKVVWLSEIGVRHRNLWNYLTWALVNGPVGVINFIINAFYIFCIVCPLHGERIKKPLKLLLGSLVVSTIVYFLTAFRMFFSEKTADRIAEIYLVITLGCLSSSVSSSVWLNFFYYTQFVPAQRAIFIWIKKNIKPIIFFIFLLENIYSLLDLVLVIMAPYPTGSELNMTSAVEQASICKPVEELLNQTVDIYAIMVIIKQGHFYLSFVVMMTSSYIIVAYIGMHIQRMVINGQSLSSARLSSQLRVTITGIIPVIPVFFLRCLA from the exons ATGGGGAGGTTTATGAGTAAAGTCGTTTGGCTATCTGAAATCGGAGTTCGACACAGAAACTT ATGGAACTACCTAACGTGGGCTCTAGTCAATGGGCCTGTAGGCGTAATCAACTTcataattaatgcattttacaTCTTCTGCATCGTGTGTCCTCTCCATGGAGAAAGGATCAAGAAACCTCTAAAGCTACTTCTGGGCTCCTTGGTTGTCAGCACCATTGTTTATTTCTTAACAGcttttaggatgtttttttctgagaaaactGCTGACAGGATCGCTGAAATATATCTTGTGATCACACTTGGCTGTTTGTCCAGCAGCGTTTCCTCCTCTGTCTGGCTGAACTTCTTCTATTACACTCAGTTTGTTCCTGCACAGAGAGCCATCTTCATCTGGATTAAGAAGAACATCAAACCAATCatcttcttcatttttcttttagaaaacatttacagtttacTGGATTTAGTCTTGGTTATTATGGCTCCCTATCCTACTGGATCTGAACTTAACATGACTTCTGCGGTGGAACAGGCATCTATCTGCAAACCGGTGGAAGAGTTGCTGAACCAGACTGTGGACATATATGCTATTATGGTTATCATAAAACAGGGTCATTTTTATCTCTCGTTTGTTGTTATGATGACATCTAGTTATATCATTGTAGCCTATATAGGAATGCACATTCAGCGTATGGTTATAAATGGACAGTCCCTTTCCAGTGCTCGGCTCAGTAGCCAGTTGAGAGTCACTATCACTGGCATCATTCCTGTAATTCCTGTATTTTTCCTTCGCTGTCTGGCATGA